In Verrucomicrobiia bacterium, a genomic segment contains:
- a CDS encoding autotransporter-associated beta strand repeat-containing protein translates to MKHTIKPFSTFAGALAAIVCLISGTSAPAGVISVNLANQGGPAYIVGTGTNYGIASQGTYVSGWLNLNNTANAQNLPFSDGTASSIGMFGVTVGGNFNSYNGAYAYTPLYAGYTAYAGGANYNAITLTNLAANFPNGYKVIVYVCGYLSATADLITDGTTTNYWHPYTTAPTAPVTPTQITNTTPGSYQLGQYVVYGDPALLTADTLTLTVQALTGGGVGICGIQIAGVSANDVLQRKWVGNLNNNWDDSSLNWANDTFGTTNYADGTYVYFTDAAVAANPTVNLASAWQPGRVIVSSTKNYTFTGSGIAGATGLTKQDTGTLTLGNPNTYQGNTTISGGNLKLGASNVIPDGAGAGDVSVAAGATFDLNGNNEGINGLSGSGTVDDTGAAATLTVGLDNDTITFPGTLQGALGLTKLGTNSLTLTGTAYHTGATTVGEGGLVLNPSTFSASGDLVVSNGANLTLSFTNGVGLYASSTISFNGGAGLTVDYGDASATAYGVPITTAGALNLNGVTQIGIRGVNFGVGTFTIVSYGAKTGTGSISSTPAFLPSGMVATIQDTGSAINLVVTTPSVQSLLWTQGDGEWSTNGYFNWNFGTAEYKEYPGGFGDLVNFDNSNFGTVTLPHDVHPFAVTVAGNYVLTGSGRITGATGITRAGFSGTTFVLDTTNTYTGLTTVSNGTLQINRPGALGSAAAGTLVVSGASLALSNGITLADEPLTLNGNGTASNNGALRTVDTNNPITLACPITLGSTARIRPADFGQLILTSPITDNGSNYVLFLHADQTNTLVVVDTASNTVGQVTLYGNTPWRGRIRFDVANAFPFSLVNIGGGLFDLNGKDQTFAGLGNGFGPQFGVITNSSASPVTLDVNYSGTNAPQLLSVISGNVNVVKDGTGLQSFGGGGGIVHTYSGTTTVNGGVLGFASDLSQVTNRFIVNSGGTMRGITTIGGPVTINPGGTFYAGYASNAVGSLTISNDLTLAGNTIVALNKDASPSNDVINVTGALSYGGTLTVYNLGTNALAVGDTFRIFPSGGTGNFASIVSDPGVTFNFTDGVLTVASVSSVTSPTLDAANLGGGVLQFSWTGAFKLQYQTNSAAVGLGTNWMDYPDTSNPVNVTNSPAIPATFFRLSSQ, encoded by the coding sequence ATGAAACACACCATCAAACCATTCAGCACATTCGCCGGCGCCCTGGCCGCGATTGTGTGCCTCATCTCCGGCACGTCCGCGCCCGCCGGCGTCATCAGCGTCAACCTCGCCAATCAGGGCGGCCCGGCGTATATCGTTGGCACCGGCACGAACTATGGCATCGCCAGCCAGGGAACCTACGTCAGCGGCTGGCTGAACCTGAACAACACGGCCAACGCCCAGAACCTGCCCTTCTCCGACGGCACGGCCAGTTCCATCGGCATGTTTGGCGTCACGGTCGGCGGCAATTTCAATTCTTACAATGGGGCCTACGCATATACGCCGCTTTATGCGGGCTACACCGCCTATGCTGGGGGAGCCAATTATAACGCCATCACCTTGACCAATCTGGCGGCCAATTTTCCCAACGGTTACAAGGTGATTGTTTATGTGTGTGGTTACCTGAGCGCCACGGCGGACCTCATTACGGATGGCACGACCACCAATTACTGGCATCCCTACACCACCGCACCCACGGCACCGGTGACACCCACGCAAATCACCAACACCACCCCGGGCAGTTACCAGCTCGGCCAGTATGTGGTGTATGGCGATCCAGCCTTGTTGACGGCAGACACATTGACGCTCACGGTGCAGGCTCTTACCGGTGGCGGCGTGGGCATTTGCGGCATTCAAATTGCGGGTGTCTCCGCCAATGACGTTTTGCAACGGAAGTGGGTGGGCAATTTGAACAACAACTGGGACGACTCCAGCCTCAACTGGGCCAATGACACTTTTGGCACCACCAATTACGCGGATGGCACCTATGTTTACTTCACCGACGCGGCGGTGGCCGCAAATCCCACGGTGAATCTTGCGTCGGCCTGGCAGCCGGGGCGGGTCATCGTCAGTTCCACCAAGAACTACACCTTCACCGGCAGCGGCATTGCGGGGGCCACGGGATTGACCAAGCAGGACACTGGCACGCTCACCCTTGGCAATCCCAATACCTACCAGGGCAACACCACCATCAGCGGCGGCAACCTCAAGCTCGGGGCCAGCAACGTCATCCCGGATGGAGCGGGCGCGGGCGATGTGTCCGTCGCCGCGGGCGCGACCTTCGACTTGAACGGCAACAACGAAGGCATCAACGGTCTGAGCGGGTCCGGCACGGTGGACGACACGGGCGCGGCGGCGACCCTGACCGTGGGACTGGACAACGACACAATCACCTTCCCGGGCACCCTGCAAGGTGCGCTGGGCTTGACGAAATTGGGAACCAACAGCCTGACCTTGACTGGCACCGCCTATCACACGGGCGCCACCACCGTGGGCGAAGGCGGCCTGGTGCTGAATCCATCAACCTTCTCCGCCTCCGGCGACCTCGTGGTGAGCAACGGCGCGAATCTGACTCTGAGCTTCACCAACGGCGTCGGCCTTTACGCCTCCTCCACCATCAGCTTCAACGGTGGCGCAGGCCTCACGGTGGATTACGGCGATGCCAGCGCGACGGCTTACGGCGTGCCCATCACCACCGCCGGCGCGTTGAACCTGAATGGCGTCACCCAGATCGGCATTCGCGGGGTGAACTTCGGCGTCGGCACGTTCACCATCGTCAGTTACGGCGCCAAAACCGGCACTGGCTCCATCAGCAGCACCCCGGCGTTCCTGCCCAGTGGCATGGTGGCCACGATCCAGGACACCGGTTCCGCCATCAACCTGGTCGTCACCACGCCTTCCGTGCAAAGCCTGCTCTGGACGCAGGGCGACGGCGAATGGTCCACCAACGGCTACTTCAACTGGAACTTTGGCACGGCCGAATACAAGGAATACCCCGGCGGCTTCGGGGACCTGGTCAACTTTGACAACAGCAATTTTGGCACGGTCACCCTGCCCCACGACGTGCATCCCTTCGCCGTGACCGTGGCGGGCAATTACGTGTTGACCGGAAGTGGCCGCATCACGGGCGCCACCGGCATCACCCGGGCAGGCTTCAGCGGCACCACCTTCGTGCTCGACACGACCAACACCTACACCGGCTTGACCACGGTCAGCAACGGCACCCTGCAGATCAACCGTCCCGGCGCGCTGGGCTCGGCGGCGGCTGGCACGCTGGTGGTTTCGGGGGCATCGTTGGCCTTGAGCAACGGGATCACGCTGGCGGATGAACCGCTCACGCTGAACGGCAACGGCACGGCCAGCAACAACGGTGCGCTGCGCACCGTGGACACAAACAACCCGATCACCCTCGCCTGCCCCATCACGCTCGGCAGCACCGCCCGCATCCGCCCGGCCGACTTCGGCCAGTTGATCCTCACCTCGCCGATCACCGACAACGGCAGCAACTACGTGCTGTTCCTGCATGCGGATCAGACCAACACGCTCGTGGTCGTTGACACCGCCAGCAACACCGTGGGCCAGGTGACCCTCTACGGAAACACCCCGTGGCGGGGTCGCATCCGCTTCGATGTGGCAAACGCCTTCCCGTTCTCGCTGGTGAACATTGGCGGCGGCCTGTTCGATCTGAACGGCAAAGACCAAACCTTCGCCGGCCTGGGCAACGGCTTCGGCCCCCAGTTTGGCGTCATCACCAACAGCAGCGCCTCGCCGGTCACGCTGGACGTCAACTACTCCGGAACCAACGCCCCGCAGCTGCTGTCGGTCATTTCCGGCAATGTCAACGTGGTGAAAGACGGCACGGGATTGCAGTCATTCGGAGGCGGCGGCGGGATTGTTCACACCTACAGCGGCACCACGACGGTCAACGGAGGCGTCTTGGGCTTTGCCAGCGACCTGTCGCAGGTGACCAACCGCTTCATCGTGAACAGCGGCGGCACCATGCGGGGCATCACCACGATTGGCGGTCCGGTCACCATCAACCCCGGCGGCACGTTCTACGCCGGCTACGCTTCCAATGCGGTGGGCTCGTTGACCATCAGCAACGACCTCACCCTGGCCGGCAATACCATCGTCGCGTTGAACAAGGATGCGTCGCCGTCAAACGACGTGATCAACGTCACGGGTGCGTTGTCCTACGGCGGCACCCTGACGGTTTACAACCTTGGCACCAACGCGCTCGCGGTGGGCGACACATTCCGGATCTTCCCCAGCGGCGGCACGGGCAATTTCGCATCCATCGTTAGCGACCCCGGCGTGACCTTCAACTTCACGGACGGCGTGTTGACAGTGGCGAGCGTTTCGTCGGTGACGTCACCCACGTTGGATGCGGCCAACCTCGGCGGCGGCGTGCTCCAGTTCAGCTGGACCGGCGCCTTCAAGCTGCAATACCAGACAAACAGCGCGGCCGTCGGCCTGGGAACGAACTGGATGGATTACCCGGATACCAGCAACCCGGTGAACGTCACCAACAGTCCGGCCATTCCGGCGACCTTCTTCCGCCTGAGTTCACAGTGA